In a genomic window of Oncorhynchus kisutch isolate 150728-3 linkage group LG9, Okis_V2, whole genome shotgun sequence:
- the LOC116375226 gene encoding E3 ubiquitin-protein ligase rnf152-B, with translation MAEPPEPVLFQGHPVSAATPSLGESTDVECPICYQEYNQSSKCPRMLECLHVFCTECLQRIQLSPYPTDPSDPQSPPSPAISCPLCRHPTTLETGDPLTLPCNSRILAQLPPMAFRMPTSVATRLATVTQSVVLSLEASRDSRFIILPTVSLRVEQMHPSDRPHSGGGGLVDEVEVLQHHRRTLVCVQLLAVVFWVLFGVTCIVAVVFGPSFFCK, from the coding sequence ATGGCTGAGCCCCCGGAACCAGTGCTCTTCCAGGGGCACCCAGTCTCAGCAGCCACCCCCAGCCTGGGGGAGTCCACAGATGTGGAGTGTCCCATCTGCTACCAGGAGTACAACCAGAGCAGCAAGTGTCCTCGCATGCTGGAGTGCCTCCATGTCTTTTGCACCGAGTGCCTCCAGAGGATCCAGCTGTCCCCGTATCCAACTGACCCCTCGGACCCCCAGAGCCCTCCCAGTCCTGCCATCTCCTGCCCCCTTTGCCGCCACCCCACCACGCTGGAGACAGGTGACCCCCTCACCTTGCCCTGCAACTCCCGCATCCTGGCCCAGCTGCCGCCCATGGCCTTCCGCATGCCCACATCGGTGGCCACCCGACTGGCCACAGTCACTCAGAGTGTGGTCCTCTCCCTGGAGGCCAGCAGGGATTCTCGCTTCATCATCCTGCCCACAGTGAGCCTCCGGGTGGAGCAGATGCACCCCAGCGATAGGCCCCACAGCGGAGGTGGAGGACTGGTTGATGAGGTGGAGGTGCTGCAGCACCACAGGAGGACCCTGGTATGTGTGCAGCTGCTAGCCGTGGTCTTCTGGGTGTTGTTTGGGGTGACCTGCATAGTGGCGGTAGTGTTCGGGCCAAGCTTCTTCTGCAAATGA
- the LOC109897019 gene encoding RING finger protein 222-like: protein MCSEYECGICYRSYNTDRRCPRELQCKHIFCESCIVTLSRPSLCEVESRKECSRQDKTIVCPLCRYTTSVSGKVRAALRVDEGILERMVSSGVLSMTDDEEDREDDETSHENSAEERDSSSGSVVGRFRRSLRRVWGKLTRNNDQRRAECMTDEDLRDLAMMSCYII from the exons ATGTGTTCAGAATATGAGTGCGGAATTTGTTACAGAAGCTACAACACGGATCGTCGGTGTCCTCGTGAGTTACAGTGTAAGCACATCTTTTGTGAGAGCTGTATCGTGACTCTTTCTCGACCCTCGCTATGTGAAGTGGAATCCAGGAAGGAATGTTCGCGGCAGGACAAGACAATTGTTTGCCCACTGTGCCGGTACACAACGTCGGTCTCGGGTAAAGTGAGGGCAGCGCTTCGGGTAGACGAAGGTATTCTTGAGCGCATGGTGTCATCTGGCGTACTAAGCATGACAGACGACGAGGAGGATCGTGAAGATGATGAGACTTCTCATGAGAACTCAGCCGAGGAAAGGGACTCCTCTTCGGGTTCCGTAGTTGGAAGGTTCCGCCGTTCGCTGAGGCGCGTCTGGGGAAAATTAACTCGGAATAATGACCAACGGAGAGCGG AGTGTATGACTGATGAGGACCTACGAGACCTTGCCATGATGTCATGCTACATCATTTGA